A window of Citrus sinensis cultivar Valencia sweet orange chromosome 7, DVS_A1.0, whole genome shotgun sequence contains these coding sequences:
- the LOC112498961 gene encoding uncharacterized protein LOC112498961 produces the protein MSSDDNLDNDDQKAVLVKVSNMSSLKALSLIKQRLIEQQYEVFKETCFGHFVYLQDLKFAGQIVHALLLRYVRSTDKAMYFKIGQKECRFSMLEFALITGLKCHKEHDLLVHEKDNTDSICDVFMGGNHEFTQKQLQKAFSTAQSNDDTLMVKFAMLYFLESVLLGKEPKNKIDDLHIRLLDNFKEFNNYPWGRLSFEATMLSLKNTVTRRSKRIGSLDPNTEEKYSLYGFPFAFQVWTYEVISEFGQKFTTEKGDLKVPRILKWFCKNKIMADVINKALKEENTVTPSYRVSIGDHVAPTFQKIYDRLSKIEEKVQKIDVLEAKLDNITKDLWRTTKLLEKFLASFNAAKDSPTDEWLRKN, from the exons atGTCATCCGATGATAATTTAGATAACGACGATCAGAAGGCGGTTTTAGTAAAAGTGTCTAATATGTCATCACTAAAGGCACTTTCACTTATAAAGCAACGTCTCATAGAGCAACAATATGAAGTGTTTAAGGAAACATGCTTTGGTCATTTTGTGTACCTTCAAGATCTAAAATTCGCTGGCCAAATTGTTCATGCATTATTATTACGATATGTGAGATCAACTGATAAGGCAATGTACTTCAAAATAGGACAAAAAGAGTGCAGATTTTCTATGCTTGAGTTTGCCTTAATTACGGGATTGAAATGCCATAAAGAACATGATCTTCTAGTACATGAGAAAGACAATACTGATAGTATATGTGATGTGTTCATGGGGGGCAATCATGAATTTactcaaaaacaattacagAAAGCTTTTTCAACAGCCCAGTCCAATGATGATACCTTGATGGTTAAGTTCGCCATGCTATATTTCTTGGAGTCTGTGTTGCTAGGAAAGGAGCCCAAGAATAAGATTGATGACCTCCATATTCGTCTATTAGACAactttaaagaatttaataattatccatGGGGCCGCTTGTCATTTGAGGCAACAATGTTAAGCTTGAAGAACACAGTTACAAGGAGAAGCAAAAGAATTGGTTCATTAGATCCAAACACAGAAGAGAAATACAGCCTTTATGGTTTTCCATTTGCGTTTCAG GTGTGGACATACGAGGTCATTTCTGAATTCGGCCAAAAATTTACAACCGAAAAGGGTGATTTAAAGGTTCCAAGAATTCTTAAGTGGTTCTGTAAGAACAAGATTATGGCtgatgtaattaataaagCCTTGAAAGAGGAAAACACC GTCACTCCGTCTTATCGTGTCTCCATAGGCGATCATGTTGCTCCAACATTTCAGAAAATTTATGACAGATTAAGCAAAATCGAGGAAAAGGTGCAAAAGATTGATGTGTTGGAAGCAAAGCTTGACAACATTACAAAAGACTTATGGAGAACGACGAAGTTACTCGAGAAGTTTCTAGCATCTTTTAATGCAGCCAAAGATAGTCCCACTGATGAG TGGcttagaaaaaattga
- the LOC102614296 gene encoding heavy metal-associated isoprenylated plant protein 43-like, whose translation MVQRTVLKVDISCQKCKKQLLRAVSSIQGVDKIEIDAAKGTLTVTGDADAYEIIVRTRKVRKFVEVVSIGPPSAPPKQDAQKMPEGKKPEKKSEQKAQIHNPHTCPLCDRMTVVHVDQYHEPTLNVDWFPPGAAYLKRTVIKSCLSF comes from the exons ATGGTACAAAGGACTGTCTTAAAGGTTGACATTTCATGTCAGAAATGCAAGAAGCAGCTGCTCAGAGCAGTCTCCTCCATCCAAG GTGtggataaaattgaaattgatgcAGCGAAGGGGACGCTGACAGTAACAGGAGATGCAGACGCATATGAAATAATAGTTCGCACAAGAAAAGTACGTAAATTTGTGGAGGTAGTGAGTATTGGGCCGCCTTCTGCTCCGCCCAAGCAAGATGCTCAGAAGATGCCCGAAGGGAAGAAGCCCGAAAAAAAGTCTGAACAGAAGGCCCAAATCCACAATCCCCACACTTGCCCTCTCTGTGACCGAATGACTGTCGTCCACGTGGATCAATACCATGAACCTACG cTTAATGTAGATTGGTTTCCACCTGGAGCTGCTTATCTGAAACGCACTGTTATAAAGAGCTGCTTATCTTTCTGA
- the LOC102613997 gene encoding S-adenosyl-L-methionine:benzoic acid/salicylic acid carboxyl methyltransferase 2, with translation MEVVQVLHMNGGVGNASYASNSLVQKKVISIAKPITEEAMTKLFCSTFPTKVAIADLGCSSGPNTLLVASELIKVVNKICDKLGSQLPEFQVFLNDLPGNDFNTIFRSLASFQKILRKQLGSASGAAGQCFFTGVPGSFYGRLFPRNSVHLFHSSYSLQWLSQVPDGLESNKGNIFMASTSPPCVLTAYYEQFQRDFSLFLKCRSEELVAEGRMVLTFLGRKSQDPSSKECCYIWELLATALNNMVSEGLIEEEKVNCFNIPQYTPSPAEIKSEVIKEGSFTIDHLEVSEVNWNAYQNGFKFNEAVDAFNDGGYNVANCMRAVAEPLLVSQFGESIIDELFKRYREIVADRMSKEKTKFINVTVSLTKIG, from the exons ATGGAGGTGGTTCAAGTGCTTCACATGAATGGAGGAGTAGGAAACGCAAGTTATGCCAGTAATTCACTGGTTCAG AAAAAAGTCATATCCATTGCAAAGCCAATCACAGAGGAAGCCATGACCAAACTCTTCTGCAGCACGTTCCCAACAAAGGTAGCAATTGCCGACTTGGGCTGTTCTTCAGGACCAAACACTTTGCTTGTGGCATCTGAACTTATCAAAGTAGTGAACAAGATCTGCGATAAGTTGGGCAGTCAATTACCAGAATTTCAAGTGTTCCTGAACGATCTTCCGGGGAATGACTTTAACACCATATTCAGGTCTTTAGCAAGCTTCCAAAAGATACTGAGAAAGCAATTAGGGTCGGCCTCTGGGGCAGCTGGGCAGTGCTTCTTCACTGGGGTCCCTGGTTCTTTCTATGGCAGGCTTTTCCCTCGCAATAGTGTGCATCTTTTCCACTCTTCTTATAGTCTCCAATGGCTATCTCAA GTTCCAGATGGACTGGAGAGCAATAAAGGGAACATTTTCATGGCCAGTACAAGTCCGCCATGCGTGCTTACGGCATATTACGAGCAATTTCAAAGAGATTTTTCATTGTTTCTCAAGTGTCGCTCAGAGGAATTGGTGGCAGAAGGGCGCATGGTTTTAACATTTCTAGGAAGAAAAAGCCAAGATCCCTCAAGCAAAGAGTGCTGCTACATTTGGGAGCTCTTGGCCACGGCTCTCAACAATATGGTCTCCGAG GGACTCATAGAAGAAGAGAAAGTGAATTGTTTCAACATTCCGCAGTATACACCATCACCAGCTGAAATAAAATCGGAGGTTATAAAGGAAGGATCCTTCACCATTGATCACCTTGAGGTTTCTGAAGTTAACTGGAACGCTTATCAGAATGGTTTTAAGTTTAACGAGGCCGTTGATGCATTTAATGATGGAGGATACAACGTTGCGAATTGCATGAGAGCTGTGGCCGAGCCCTTGCTTGTTAGTCAGTTTGGTGAATCAATCATTGATGAGCTGTTTAAAAGGTACAGGGAAATTGTTGCCGATCGCATGTCTAAGGAAAAGACTAAGTTTATCAACGTGACAGTTTCCTTGACGAAAATTGGATGA
- the LOC102623882 gene encoding uncharacterized protein LOC102623882: protein MDIFNNDYNNVEAEEGNAIALARDNDRVRSMGKAFRTIELCIALFFLLWMLLRLPFAIKIFAELLRQLVFLLLTPLSILLLFGVTVTAVMVNSYKVSTQNISDQENVGINFCQNIINVGDLQETVEFHFHHHQLEVEAPYGFEVENTPRLSEEQQVDEETTTVYEDKEMISCGRDRAVRTPTTAAFEDDVADDVEMDVDSDPEPEVVNQTEAETVMEKSITISDGDDVVLQMKRRCSSPRDHLNDADFKKTIDAFIKRQHEFLKLENRCDYSAEKRTCINCS, encoded by the coding sequence ATGGATATATTCAACAACGATTACAACAACGTGGAGGCGGAGGAAGGCAACGCTATAGCGTTAGCACGAGATAATGATCGGGTCCGAAGCATGGGGAAGGCTTTCCGAACAATCGAGCTCTGCATCGCTCTCTTTTTCCTCTTGTGGATGCTGCTTCGCCTCCCTTTCGCCATCAAAATCTTCGCCGAGTTACTCCGTCAACTTGTTTTCCTCCTCCTCACGCCTCTTAGCATTCTCCTGCTCTTCGGCGTTACTGTCACCGCTGTCATGGTCAATTCTTACAAAGTCTCCACCCAAAACATCTCCGACCAGGAAAACGTTGGAATCAATTTCTGTCAAAACATCATTAACGTGGGCGACCTTCAGGAAACGGTCGAGTTCCACTTCCACCACCACCAGCTGGAAGTTGAAGCTCCGTACGGTTTTGAAGTTGAGAACACGCCACGATTGTCCGAGGAGCAGCAAGTGGATGAGGAAACTACGACTGTGTACGAGGACAAGGAGATGATCAGCTGTGGCCGTGATCGTGCAGTAAGAACCCCCACTACTGCCGCGTTTGAAGATGATGTCGCTGATGACGTGGAAATGGACGTGGATTCGGATCCGGAACCGGAAGTAGTGAACCAGACGGAGGCAGAGACAGTAATGGAGAAGAGCATCACGATATCCGACGGCGACGACGTCGTTTTACAGATGAAACGACGATGTTCGAGTCCAAGAGATCATTTGAACGACGCTGATTTTAAGAAGACTATCGACGCCTTCATTAAAAGGCAGCATGAATTTCTTAAGTTGGAGAATCGTTGCGATTATTCTGCGGAGAAGCGTACGTGTATTAATTGCTCttag